The following are encoded in a window of Crocosphaera sp. UHCC 0190 genomic DNA:
- a CDS encoding Uma2 family endonuclease — protein MVISSINTQPFSRILDQLNNYNLESDQLLILSGIPWEIYADLLQYLGDSPLFRVIYDQGILQIMSPSSRHEIDKENIGILLETYLLEMGIRFYSLGSTTWRSHHVKKGIEADKSYCFGQRKDLPDLAIEVVITSGGINTLTIYQALAIPEVWFWQNRRLKVHSLVNGTYTESNQSKLLPNLDLDLLTSYIEWDEPFDAVLEFKKKIKKID, from the coding sequence ATGGTTATTTCCTCGATAAACACCCAACCATTTTCACGAATTTTAGACCAGTTAAACAATTATAATCTTGAAAGTGATCAACTATTGATTTTAAGTGGTATCCCTTGGGAAATTTATGCTGATTTATTACAATATTTGGGAGATTCACCTTTATTTCGAGTTATTTATGATCAGGGAATTTTACAAATTATGTCCCCCAGTAGTCGTCATGAAATTGACAAAGAAAATATTGGAATCTTGTTAGAAACCTATTTATTAGAAATGGGAATTAGATTTTATTCTTTAGGTTCAACAACCTGGCGGAGTCATCATGTAAAAAAAGGAATTGAAGCCGATAAATCCTATTGTTTTGGTCAGAGAAAAGATTTGCCTGATTTAGCCATTGAAGTCGTTATTACTAGCGGGGGAATTAATACCCTAACAATTTATCAAGCCTTAGCAATTCCTGAAGTTTGGTTTTGGCAAAATAGACGGTTAAAAGTGCATTCTTTAGTCAATGGAACCTATACAGAATCTAATCAAAGTAAGTTATTACCTAACCTAGATTTAGACTTGTTAACCAGTTACATAGAATGGGATGAACCCTTTGATGCTGTCTTAGAATTTAAGAAAAAGATTAAAAAAATTGATTAA
- a CDS encoding cytochrome c, whose amino-acid sequence MTEQLIQPKDAIQRLTLIFVAVIVVVIVVMVGSYLHQISDPYINQVLSLTGNIERGQAMFEINCAGCHGLKADGSVGPSLHHVQKHKSKLSLIRQVTSGQTPPMPQFQPNPQEMSDLLSYLETL is encoded by the coding sequence GTGACTGAACAGTTAATTCAACCGAAAGATGCTATACAACGGCTAACCCTAATTTTCGTAGCCGTTATTGTTGTTGTTATTGTGGTCATGGTTGGTTCCTATCTCCATCAAATTTCTGATCCCTATATTAATCAAGTGTTATCTCTGACAGGAAATATCGAAAGAGGTCAGGCAATGTTTGAAATTAATTGTGCGGGATGTCATGGATTAAAAGCAGATGGCAGTGTGGGGCCGAGTTTACATCATGTTCAAAAGCATAAATCTAAACTCAGTCTGATTCGTCAAGTAACCAGCGGCCAAACCCCACCGATGCCACAATTTCAACCAAATCCCCAAGAAATGTCAGATTTATTGAGTTATTTAGAAACACTTTAA
- the mdh gene encoding malate dehydrogenase codes for MTVSHDSLLPCQSFRVSVIGAGNVGRTLAQRIAEKDLADVVLLDIVEGLPQGIALDLMAAQGIESHNSKVIGTNNYEETAGSDVVVITAGRARTPGISRDDLMAINAKIVVNAAQQGIKYSPDAIFIIITNPLDVMTYLAWKATGLPPQRVMGMAGVLDSSRLQTFIAMELGISTANVTALVLGGHGDLMLPLPRYCTVNGVPIPELLDQATIERLVERTRNGGAEVVKLLQTGGAYYAPASSACLMVETILRDQSRLLPTAAYLTGEYGLEDIYLGVPCLLGCRGVKRILEVQLTEQERESLHISANSVRKNVKLALESVGMD; via the coding sequence ATGACTGTCTCCCATGACTCCCTGCTTCCTTGTCAATCCTTTCGTGTTTCCGTCATTGGTGCGGGCAATGTCGGACGCACCTTAGCCCAACGCATTGCCGAAAAAGATCTAGCCGATGTGGTGTTACTGGATATTGTTGAAGGCTTACCCCAAGGCATTGCCCTGGATTTAATGGCGGCTCAAGGCATTGAGTCCCATAATAGCAAAGTTATTGGCACGAATAATTATGAGGAGACAGCAGGATCTGATGTCGTTGTGATTACCGCAGGGCGAGCCAGAACCCCTGGTATCAGTCGGGATGACCTAATGGCAATTAATGCCAAAATTGTCGTTAATGCGGCTCAGCAAGGGATTAAATACTCTCCTGATGCCATTTTTATTATCATTACCAACCCCCTCGATGTGATGACCTATTTGGCTTGGAAGGCGACGGGACTGCCTCCCCAACGGGTGATGGGAATGGCCGGGGTTTTGGACTCTTCCCGCTTACAGACTTTTATTGCCATGGAATTGGGTATCTCAACGGCCAATGTGACGGCGTTGGTTTTGGGGGGTCATGGGGACTTGATGTTACCTTTACCTCGTTACTGTACGGTTAACGGGGTTCCTATTCCTGAATTGTTGGACCAAGCTACTATTGAGCGTTTGGTGGAAAGGACGCGCAATGGTGGGGCTGAGGTGGTGAAATTATTACAAACGGGAGGGGCTTATTATGCGCCCGCTTCTTCTGCTTGTTTGATGGTGGAAACTATTTTACGAGATCAATCTCGTTTATTACCAACGGCGGCTTATTTGACGGGAGAATATGGGTTGGAGGATATTTATCTTGGAGTTCCTTGTCTCTTGGGATGTCGCGGGGTGAAACGGATTTTAGAGGTTCAACTGACGGAACAAGAAAGGGAATCATTACATATTTCGGCTAATTCTGTGAGAAAAAACGTGAAGTTAGCGTTAGAAAGTGTGGGGATGGATTAA
- a CDS encoding NAD(P)H-quinone oxidoreductase subunit O, with amino-acid sequence MAAKIKKGALVRAVREQLNNSLEAKASDTRFPPYMFETKGEILELTDEYALVRFSVPTPSVWLRIDQLEPLE; translated from the coding sequence ATGGCAGCTAAAATAAAAAAAGGTGCATTAGTTCGCGCTGTAAGAGAACAGCTAAATAATAGCCTGGAAGCCAAGGCCAGTGATACCCGTTTTCCTCCCTATATGTTTGAAACCAAGGGAGAAATTCTTGAACTGACTGACGAATACGCCCTAGTTAGGTTTTCAGTCCCTACCCCCAGTGTTTGGCTACGCATCGACCAACTAGAACCTTTAGAATAA